Genomic segment of Tiliqua scincoides isolate rTilSci1 chromosome 1, rTilSci1.hap2, whole genome shotgun sequence:
CCAAACTACAGCATCAGATAGTAAACATAACCCGTCCTTAGGCTCCTTGGTTTTAGCCAAGTCACTGCACCAGCTTTTAGGTGAGGCTTAAAAAAAGGCATCCTTCAACTCAAACTGCAAAACTAACTGCAAATTATCTTTTACAGCCTTCCATTAGAGTGGGTCACAGAGCAACTTTTTGTTCCTTGGTGATTCTTTAAATGGGAGCCCATCAACATGCCACCTTTGTAAAGCTTTTTTTGATCAATTAGCTAGTCTGCCTGTCATGCCAAACTCCTGGCAAAACATCCCAGAAGGTAAAGCTTCCTAGTGTACACAagtgcccactgctgcttcttgctCTCTTTAGCTATGAATTACAGCTCTATCAGATTGAGAAGCAGTTTCACTGTTGAGGAAATCACCACAGCTCTATATTGGCCTTCAACAGCCAAATCTCAAACCTTGCCTTCTCCTAATCTTGTGGCTCCCAACCCTTAGGAGTCCATGGACcacctgcaaaccccccccccccatccctacactaaaaaaataaaataaaatttggtagtctgtgggggagcgcttggtgagatgctggaagtactGACTGTGGCTGGtctattctccaccctctctggtggcccCTGGAAAAGTGGCTTGCTAAGCaaacaaccccccctccccacagagagagcagagaatggactgcccactttggcactgctgtggATGATCCATTCTCCTCCCtgtctggtagtctgtggagaacataagaacagccccactagatcaggtcataggcccatctagtccagcttcctgtatctcacagcaccccaCCAAATGCTTGCAAatgcacagcggcccaccaaatgcttggaggaatgcttgctcagcaagatgcttccccacagaccactagAGAGGATGGTAAATGGACCAGCCACAGCCGGCACCCCCTGCTTTTCATTTCCAGGCTGAAAAtgatctaagccagtgtttctcaatgctgcTCCCCCAACATACCACTTACTGTTGCACTATCTTCAGAAGTACCACCAGACGTAACTAGCAagaatgtcattgccagttacttctgggtttggagaccgtgatgggagcttccaaggtcagtaagaggctcagggcaggcaggagagcttTTTCTTGTGCTCAAAAACCATgtgctagagctctgcccaccagctCTAACTTTCTATAACCATTGGAAGCTCCCATAGCTATCTCAATGCTGGGTGGTGGGTGTTATGCATACCACCCAATACCACCTGGCATACCAccggttgagaaccactgatctaaggctaTTTTCTTCCCCCAAGACCCCTTTCTCAGGGTTTCacagaccacagtttgggaaccactgccctgatCTGAGGCAGCATGGGGGGGTAGGGGTAATATTGCATAGCTTTTTTCTCATAACACAGGAAGGATTTGCAAGTCTCCTTTTCAAACGGGGGGGGAATTCAAGCCTCCTTTTCAAACTGTTAGAAATGGGGGGGATTCAAGCCTCTTTCAACAGTTGTTagaaactgggggggggattCACATTTCCACCCACAAGAAGGCTTTGGGTTGAAAGAAAATAaactttggaggtggggggggaggatagacACACAAACCTTTGCCATaactagaggtgcttgtttctggtgagtaaaatacaCCCATAGTAGTAAGATACTAAGAAAAGATACTAAGTAGGATACTTAGGGtgtatcttactcaccagaaacttCCTCTGGTGAGTAAAATACACCATAGGGTGTAAGTAAGTTacaccctaagtcttactgaacacaacaggcttactcctgagtaaggtaaataacacaattttcagacGCCTCTAGCCATCACAATCAACCTCTCCTTTTGCAGGAGCAGCTGTCTAACAAGAAGCAGCAACTGCAAAAATGCCCAGGAAATGCAGTGTGCCCCATAAGTCCTCCTTCCAGCTGTACCTGAGGAAAGCAGGAGCATCTCCATAGCCCCCTCACAACCCAATGACCCTTCCCTAAGCAATGAGGAGCATCCGGTACTTGGATCAGACACTCTATGCCACGTCATCGACGCTAGCCAATCACTCCTCACTTCCTCCTTCCGCCCGGTATTCGGCTACTGGTGCAGCTCGAGAGGAAGGCAGGTTCGTGCAGCTGCTCCCTGGGAGAGCTTGGAGCCTGAGTTCTTCGCTGCAAACTCTGCAGAGTCCATGCTGCGGCTCATTCCCAGGCCATTGTGCGTTGCACCATTACTCTGGGTGGCCAGATAcactggagaacagagtgcctctacctttaggctgcaatcctaaccacattttcctgagagtaagccccattgaacaaaataggacttacttctgagtagacctggttaggcttgtgcccttagccactgtttagaagagggcatgggggcagatgcagctcaacatgggagggtttaaatcagctgcacctgccccCATTCCCTCTAAGAGGCAATggctaaaggtagaggcactcccTCCCACTTTGTATTTGGCCACCCTGCCATTGCTGAACTGGCAAGAATAATTAAAGGCAAATGGAAAGCATTCAGAGGTAGAAAGGTCAAGGTGTGGCACTGGACAAGGAAGCACAATTTCCATCCAGCCACAAAACAGACCAGTGGGGATCTTCTTACTAGAGCAGTCAGTGACTCACTGAGAGCCCAAGGCTGTGCATGCCTACTAGGAAATAATTCTcattagtcaatgggacttactcccaggaaagtgtggacaggattggagcctgagAATGCACGTTCCTCCCATGCCCTCATCCATGCCTTGCAGCTCTTTATGCCTGAAGCTCCCACCCAGGGTACCCACCTGCCTGatgccccttttctctctgccTTCTCCGCCTCAAAACTCAACTTTGCCCTGAAACCTTCAGCACAACCCTGActcttcatcatcatcaagtaAGTGCAACTCAGCCCATCACATGATCTTcctgttttccccttgcctccgccTTTCTCCTTGGTGTCAAAACAAGGCTGCACACTCCTGGGGCAGAGACCTTTTTGTTTTTGTCAGAACACTGCCCAGCATCGTGTACATGGATGGCACTAATAACAAAGCAGATAGTGCTCTTAGTGCGTGCATGCCACCTGAAAGACAAAACATAAACCACCTTGAGCACTTCCTTTAGGGCCcaactctatccaactttctagcactgatgcagccctaaggaaaggaaacaaagtaTTTTCTTAGCTTGACTGGCTGCTCatggcagaatgcagcacacgccccactggcacagctgcgtgagtgcccaatcctatgcatgtctactcagaactaagtccattatagtcaacggggcttactcccaggtaagtgtgggtaggattgtagcctgagggctggaaagttggataggattgggccctcatttggaTGGAAAGTATTTGCATGAATAAAATCGAGGTATctgccccaaggagtttacaaATAAAGATTGCACAGCAAAGAAGGGGTCTAAGGCTTTGTCATTAAACCACAGCAAAAATACACAGCATTGTGGCTTATGCAACGAGGCTTTGCATTCCAGGGGGGCAGAAGCAGTCTTTCCCCCTCCTGCAAAGCTGAACCAGGAGCGTTATCTATGCCTTGAAAAGGCTCCAAAACCCATCACCTGGTCCTCTAATCCTGCTGTATGATTTAAAATGTTTTGTCCAACAACAGCATTCCTCTAAGTCGAATAAAACTGTTTGATGGAGAATTTATACCAGAGCACAATACAGTAGACAGAGCTAGAGAAAGGGGGTGTCACCTTCCTCTTTTAATATTGCTTGTTAATAAGCATTTCTTTAAATTAAACTAAAATCATACTGTGGCTCAGAGTAATGGAAGGATTACTTTCCGTGAGTCCTTGCTGGAATGAGCTTTAGAGGCAGGCAGCTAGAGCCTCCAAACGCTTCCCGGCTTGCTTGCAGGCAGACACCCTCTCTCCTTTTGCCTCCCATTGGCTTTGCAATGCACTACAGCTCCCAGCATGCATCGGGTAATTTTTGCGCGTCATAGTCCCTTGACGAGTGGTGCATGATGGGATTTGTAGTCTTAGCGTCTGGAGCCATTTCCGGTTCGGCTGGTGGCTTGGAGAGTGCAAGTCGACCTTCAAGGCTTGGGAGTGTGCACAGTACTGAACTAGATAAGGCAAGTCATCAGtaagggtgggggcaggattttctggggagggaaggaggatttGCCCCATAAGTACTTTGGGGGGCACCCACAGTTTTCTACCTGCACACAAGGAGGCTTTGCtgtagactagagcagtgtttctcaaactgtgggttgtgatccaatttcaggtgggtccccattcatttcaatattttatttttaatcttttagacttgatgctcccatggcatgtgactgcatttggggaaatgtgacagctctgtgcttttaacaggctactctgtttaacaatgatagtcattgggacttaagtgtgggtaggattgcaccctaggattgttaaaagctttcctgcttgatgatgtcataacatcacttccggtgggtcctgacagagtctccttttaaaaagtgggtcccagtgctcaaagtttgggaaccactggacaaGCGGAAGTCAACCTTCCTCTaaggcaagggtgcccaaaccccggccctggggccacttgcggcccttgaggactcccacttcggccctctgggagcccccagtctccagtgaacctccggccctccggagacttgctggagcctgcgctggcctgatgcaactgcactcagcatgacacccaactgttcaacctcttgcgtgagctgtgggatgatggcttcctccactgcttgctgtttcacgtctgtgatgcaacagtggcagcaaaggaaaagctggtcttgctttgtgcagggccttttataggccttgagctattgcaagaccttcattcattcatataagtgccatttctaatatattcatttatgtaaatttattcaaatttgaaatgtaaattaattcttttttccagtcCGTCCCCCCatctcagtgtcagagagatgaggtggccctcctgccaaaaagtttggacacccctgctctaagggaagGAAAttgaggatcccccccccccgtggcttaCTTTGAAGGATCATAAAGGATGGAAAAGTGGGTAGCTGCATTTAGAAAAAAACCTTGTatgcaaaacacaggaaggaAAAGATCCAGTTTGTTAATTTCTCTTCTCTCTCATTCACACACATGTTTTGAGCTCTTCTTGTGGCAGCTCAGAGCATAATAGACCCAGTGGCATGTTTCTTGGTTGGtcaatttttatttaaagaagtggttcccaatttttagGAGCTTGTgcaccactgaggcaaaaattgaaattatTGTGGACCACCCTACcaccctgcacacaaaaattcaattaaatttgtaataattggaGAATATTTATTAGATTCATTATTTATAGAAAAGATTTCTGGTTCCTGCTTTTGTTGCCacctgtggctgcaggtggtccgttccctgctctctctggtggtctgtgggaaagCATCTCCCATGCGAATGCCCCCTTaatggactaccagagatggtggagaatggGCTGCCTACAGCTtcagctgacacttcattgactgctacagacagtctgttctccaccctctcttgtggtctgtgggggagcgctcacttagtgatcaaaggtgatcatttttttctgagatctcacagaccacttctcagggtctcagggTCCACCAGTGAGGAACCAGTGATTTAAAAGAATCTTTTTTGGAAGGTTAAAGGGAGTCTGGTCTTCACCAATTTTGGGGTTGGTGTGGAGTGAGATTGGGGTTTCTGATGTCTCCTGTTGTTCCATCTTCACCCTTCTTATGCTTCTGACCTGCCTCATCCAGGTGAATGTGGAACATACAGGATCATCAGACTGTGTAGCCATcaggagggttttgttttttttctttcactgttgTTGATACTTGATGGGAGACTACTTGCTCTGGATACTGGTTGCTTCTGGGTCCTGAGTGAGCGTTTTTGCAAAACATACAATCCAGTGTACCAAGAATTACTTCTTGTACTCCATGTTAAAGAATCTTGAAACTATCCTCTCTTGGTACTGTACTCACCATCACTAATACTTATTTATGCATGACAGTTTTGTTCAAAACTTTCTATATGAAGTTTGGAGTGCCTTTTATGTAGTTCTCTTTTCACACGTCTGTGTGTTTTCCTCACATTCGCCCTGTGAGGTAGTTTGGGATGAGAGATGATGATGAACTAAAAATTGTCCAATATGCTTCTACGGAGTGGAGATTTCACCCCCATTCTGCTTGatccaacagcacagtgtgctagCTCTCAATTATTAGACTCCCTTTTCTCTTGTAAGTATGCACTGAAAAGATGGAGGGAGGCTCCCTCCTTTATTCTCTCTGTCTAAGCGACCTAGAGCTCACCAAGGTGATAAACCTATGGCTGATCTGTAGCATTTCAAACTGCAGTTCTGGGTTCACAGGAAGGCATGTTACTACATCCAAAATAATTCCTTGCAATAGAAAGCTAGCATGTTACTGCTAAACTTGTAGCCTTTTTCCTAATGCACTGTTTTCTATGTACAGGGAATTCTTTTGTATGCAGCAACACTCAGTCGTATGAATCCCCACTGCAATCTGAAGTGCTACAGCCCAGAAGTAGGTTGATTATCTTGTTGAGAAATAAACATGATGGGGTGTGTTACTGAGGGTTAGTGAACCCTTATGCtctttgagggtgcaatcctaaacacgttCACCATTGATTATGAATGCAGTGAATGAATGCATTGGGACTTACTTTGAAGTAAAAGAGCATTTCTGAGTGATCTGGAGTAGGTGCCTGATATTCAGCTCTCAAGTATATCTGTTCTCTGACATTTGCAATTATACTAGTGTGTATCGACCTAACATCTGAAAGTGTTTGTAATTTTGCGTGTGCTAAAAAAGGGTctttcaccttaaaaaaaaaaatattcttttctGCACAATTGTGTTCTTATTGATGGGGGGAGGCCTTAAAAGCATTTAGTGGAACGTATTAAAAATTCTCAACTTCTTTACATAGGGAGTGGCCAGTACAATATGAGCCTTAAAAGCATTTGGAAGAACTATCGAGTTTTGATTGTTATGGGAACTGGACTTGGGCTGGTGCATTGGGGTTGGTTTAACATCAAATCCAATCCTATTTTCCAACCAAAGAGCGAGGACTATGTACAGGAGCCTGGCATTGTGACATACGTGCTACAGCAGGAGAAACAAAATAAAGGAAAATAGCAAGACATTGCTGCAAAATAATTTAAAGGTAAGTTCCTATTGCAGAAAAAGCAAAGCCATTGTCACAGTATCAATCAAAAAGGAAgagatgatgatgaatatttatatcttcttaaagcggtttacatagcaaaacaaatgaaaaggtGGTTCTCTGTTCCAAGTGGACTCGCAATTTCACTTCAGAATTCTCTTTGCATATTTTTTCCTTTACTGTAGTAATCTCCCTATACCAGCTCTGCCATATGGTCTCTTTCCACATAGTGCCCCATAAACCCTCTTTGTAATGCTGAACCCACAATGGTCAGCACGTTGCATCAAATAATTTGAACCTTAGGAGGTTCTGACTTTTTTCTAAGGGCACAGATTTTTACTAGCCATTTCTAAATTGATTGGACAGATAGGAGTCAAAGAGTAACTGGCAAGTGGACAGAGCTACAGCATTTATCTGGCCTCTGCTTCCCTAACACAAGATGAACTTATGGCAGCAGCAAAGCTTTTGTTTGAGAGCTGGTGTAGAGTAGTGGCTAAGCGGCTGAGCTACGAATCACAAAACCCCTGTTTGAATGTCACCTCTTCCGGGAACTCAGTAgggccttaggcaagctattGTCTCTGACCTCCACCCCCATCAGCTTTATTAGGATGATAGCATTGGCCTACATTGCAAGATTGTTGTAAGGAAAGACATAAAAGTGCTTGTAAAACTCAAAAGTACTATGGGTTGTGCTGGCAGTGCATACAGCGCTGTGGCTAAAGTAGCAGCCTAGGTCCAGGCTGAAAATCGTTTGAGTCGTCTGGTGACATAAATCTGGTTTTAATTTTCTGCCTTTTAAACAAGAAAATTAAGGCAACACAGGAAAAAATGTATTGAGATGATGCACTGGTGAAACAGGAGTACATATTGGAAACCATGAGAATTccagctttcatttttaaaacatgtaTCGCCATTCCATTAACTATTGGTTTACATTTCCATTGGTTTACCTTGTCATACATGTGGATTCAGGCACTGGTGCACATCTGCAGTGAAGGTTACACCATGCAGCTGCAGTTCACCAGCCACCTTAGCAGAGCTGCAAAAACTGTCTTCAGGCATAATTCAGGGTGGCATGTTCTGAGCTCTTAAATTGGAACTCATCTGTCCAGCCGCTcctcaaaataacattttttgtAATTTGCCTGTCTCCAGACTTTAAAGATTATTGCTGAAGGTTTTAAAATCTGCCTTCCTTTAatatagggggaaaaaaggtagaTTATTGGTATCTTCAGATGAAAGTGAAATTCTTTCAACCCTTTCGACTGAATTATAGGAACAGACTTGAACATTTCATCTTGTGTCTGATTCGACATAGGTAGCAGTTCTTGGGCTAAATCCCACCCCCAATTCCAAAAGTAGGTTAGATGGTGCAAACTAAATAAGGTGGTATAAATCCTTGTGCAGTCCATTGCTGATCACTCTGATCCTAAACAGGCAACACAATAAGCATGTTTAGGTTCGCAAACAAGGCAGTGATTTTTagctgtttccccctccccccaagacagAGCTATttagagcagcagggaggcctgcaggagGGAGCTGCAACCCTTCTGGAGGCTAGCACAACCTCCCCCCACGTAAGTTTAAAATCCCCTTGCTCCCAGCTGTACTACAATCACTGTGGTGCCACCAgggcctttgcccctccctgcccctgcagctACTTACCGCGGTCCCAAAgtttgagtaggactttgggaaccgctgctctagagcaggggtgcccaaaccccggccctggggccacttgcggcccttgaggactcccaatgcagccttcagggacaccccagtctccgatgagcctctggccctctagaaacttgctggagcctgcactggcctgacgcaactgtttgacctcttgcattagcgatgagggctccctccactgcttgctgtttcacatctgtgatgcagtagcggcagcaaaggaaaggctgaccttgctttggcagggccttttatgggccttgagctattgcaagaccttcattcattcgtacaagttcatctttaatatattcatttatgtaaacttatgtaaatttattcaaattttaaatgtaaattaattctttttccccccagcccctgacacaatgtcagagagatgatgtggccctcttgccgaaAACagggacacccctgttctagagctctAGAGCAATTTTTCAGGGGACAGGGAGCTGCCATAGGGAGGAGGGGTCAGGGAAGATAGCTTATGTCAGCACCATTCCTTAGGATGCAACCCTTTGCATGCCCAGACCTCTGTGTATAAATCAATAATCACATGTAtagttttgctccccccaaataCTGTAATGAactctttaaaagaaaattatgGCCGTTATCAAAATTTTGAAAAAGGCATGAAAGTCTGTGGTGTTCAGTCACATTCCCTAACTTCCTTTACCTGGGAAATGTATATGACCCTTTTATCTCCTTGTATGTGTATGAAAAGTCACTCAAGTATTTTAACAGCAATGTACCGTTTGGCACCCATCTCCTGTTGTTCAACCTGAGTGACTGGCTGCCAGGTCACATGATGCATCTCCCATCAGATACATGACATGACTTTAAATAAGTGCAAACGGTGTTAGGATGATAATCCTACTGATGTGATTAGTGCGAATTGCCTCGATAAGACCCAACGGGCTGCGTGAAAATTTCAGTCACAGTATTTTACAGCTACGTACACCAAAATGTAGGTGAAATGAAACACCACAAGTTGAAAAcatagtgttttgtgtttttttgttttgttttttggcagAAACCAGGAACTGTCTAGATTGGTTAATGTtgtttttctgcatttctcaAGGCTTTAAAAACAGCTGAGTTTCACATGCTTGCACAACACATTATGCGTAGGGTGTGTGTACAAGCTGCCTGAATGTTTGTATGTACATTATGTTATAGTCTTGTACTTGGCAGAGATGCCCTTTTACAGGCTTACTGAAATAGAATGAACATAAGCACAACTATGCCTCTGTACACAGAGTTAtgacattttccttttttaaaaaaattattttagatATATTGCACTGAGCTGTAAGTCCCTGTGGACTTAAGAGATGAAGAAAGTCAGCTGGATTAGAAAGAATTGGCTTCTTGTGGCTGGACTGTCATTTATTGGTGTTCACATTGGTACCTATCTTATACAAAAAGCTGCAAAGTCCTCCGCTAAATCAGGCTTGGAAATCAAACCAAAAGACCTGGATGAATGAAGAATTTTCTACAATGGTCCCATGTATCACACATGCAGTCATGGCATTAAATGTTAAATAAGCACTTCTCTTTTGGCATGTCTTGTCTCTGATTGCAGACTGACTGTATTCCGTGCACTTGTATCTAGAGTTCATTAAACATGTTTTGTACAAATGGAATTCGTCTCAAGTCTTGACTGGACTCTTACCTGGAAAGATGTTTCGCGTTGATGCTAAAAAGCCTTCTTTGTGTACTGAGGAACCTTTAACCCAGGCGACTATTAGCCACATGCTGTCTACGTTTAGTAAAATAGTGAAGTCCTGCTATGGCCCAACAGGTAGGCTTAAACAACTTCACAATGGCATGGGAGGATATGTTCGCACAACATCACAGTCTTCTGCATTGCTCAGTGGCCTTTCAGTTTCCCATCCAGCACTAAAGCTTCTGACAGCTTCTTTACAGAATCATGTCGCACGCTTCAGTGACTGTGGCTTATTTACAGCCATTTTCTGTTGCAGTCTGCTTGAAAAATCCCAAGGCATAAATGTGGCTTCTTGCAGGTTCGTTAAAGTCAGCCAGTACATTTTGAGCCTCTGCATTGACTATCTTGCCTCTGAAGCATGTGGTTGTAGAATACCTGTGGATTTTAGCAGTACTAAGACTCTCCTTGATTTGGTGCGCAGTATATTAACGAGCAAACGTGCCAGCATGCTGAGGAGAGAGGAAGCCGATCATATCAGTGTGTTGGTTTTAAAGGCCTTTCTGTTTACAGTGCCACAAAATGTCGAAGCCAGTGTTGTGTTAGGAAAATGTGTTTATGTACCTATCAAAGATAAGACAGTTATGGATTCTACTGTATATCCTGGCCTTCTGATTGAAATACCTGAAATCCATCCAACAAGAATGTTTCCCATCAAAAAAACCACTTCAAGCACAATCAAGATGGCACTATTCTGTATGTCTCTGTCGGGTGATGTGTCTGACACTGGAGAGGGATCCATAGTTGTCCATCAAGGAGTTTCTCTAGAAGCCACTATCTTAGATCAGTTGCTTGATTTAGGGAAGCGAATGGTAAATGACGAAGTAGGCCTTGTGATCTGCCAGAAGGTCATTCACCCAGCTTTGAAACAGTACCTGAAGGAGAGCCACATTGTTGCTGTAGAAAGAGTCGGAATTGCAATGATGGAGCCCCTGAAGCAAATGACAGGTAATGAAAAGCATATCATAAGCGCTTATTCAAGGGAGAATGATGTCCTAGGCTATAAGCATAAATTCTTAATCTGACAGTTCCACTGATTGCCACATATTGGATTGTTGCTTAGTATGCTATGTTAGCAATTTCATAAAAATTATGGTGTAAGACAGGGGCCAATATATATGTCATGTGCAAAGGTAAAGCTATACTTGATATCTCTAAGATGTCATAtatatgcgctctctctctcgctctctctctctctctctctctctctcccccccctctctcccccctcccctggttgCCACTGGGGTGTTAAGCTGTTCCATTTCTCAGAGCATGTGGGGCAGGTTGCCCAACTGAATGTTTCCCCATATAAATGTTGTTTCCTTGCATGTAACAAGCAAGTATATCCTAATAATTATATACATTGAAAAGAAAATGATTTGTCAGAGAGAAGACTGAGTATCCATCTCTCAACATCTAATTTCCAATACGTCAGTTTAAGTCGGTGACCCCCCAAACTGAAGCTCAGCTCCTGGGAGTGGTACAGCGAATACACAGGAGCATTGTGGGATGCCTGCCACCCAGCAACAACCACCTAACACAATGTTGAAAACAGCAGTAAGAGActtggcaggcagaactccatGTGTGAGCCTTGCAAGCCAGAAGTAAGTGGCggtgacgtcatcaccagttacttccaggtgcCAAGCTCCGTTCCTGCAGCGTGGAGGGCATCATGGTGGAGCTCTGTTTAGGGACCACTGGATTAGATGACACAGTACTTTTTATCCTGAACTAACCTCACGTGTGCTCATGGCATGTGCATGTCCTAGTCCAACCTCTTATCAATTACTTTCTTTAATTATATTGCAAGAGGTGATTTGTCTGAACCTCCCCTTTATGCATGCTGCTTAACCAACAGGAGTGGGGCAAGTTCAGGGTAAAAGTATTGTTTACACTGGCCctaggagggggagagagattttGTATTGAGCAT
This window contains:
- the LOC136635013 gene encoding uncharacterized homolog translates to MSLKSIWKNYRVLIVMGTGLGLVHWGWFNIKSNPIFQPKSEDYVQEPGIVTYVLQQEKQNKGK
- the LOC136635232 gene encoding uncharacterized homolog, which encodes MKKVSWIRKNWLLVAGLSFIGVHIGTYLIQKAAKSSAKSGLEIKPKDLDE
- the MKKS gene encoding molecular chaperone MKKS, whose translation is MFRVDAKKPSLCTEEPLTQATISHMLSTFSKIVKSCYGPTGRLKQLHNGMGGYVRTTSQSSALLSGLSVSHPALKLLTASLQNHVARFSDCGLFTAIFCCSLLEKSQGINVASCRFVKVSQYILSLCIDYLASEACGCRIPVDFSSTKTLLDLVRSILTSKRASMLRREEADHISVLVLKAFLFTVPQNVEASVVLGKCVYVPIKDKTVMDSTVYPGLLIEIPEIHPTRMFPIKKTTSSTIKMALFCMSLSGDVSDTGEGSIVVHQGVSLEATILDQLLDLGKRMVNDEVGLVICQKVIHPALKQYLKESHIVAVERVGIAMMEPLKQMTGSQPIPSLQFLSPVCYGSLKDVKMQHFASKWFLHLIANDPTICSLILCNRNETAWDELKLACQTAEHVLQLTIKDPWVLLGGGCTETHLSSYIRHKSCRVPSGTLEELCCSQAEFQLVVDSFCCSLESVACSLEHDGGEILTDTKWGHFWSVPPAAPCDCTWSDLVVKCGCGLCDKQPNLSWRILQSHSSPFPPHSCVNESSLTSAENLILDCFAAKKNGLQVAVETVGLLLDLSYIIEDQN